Sequence from the Helianthus annuus cultivar XRQ/B chromosome 13, HanXRQr2.0-SUNRISE, whole genome shotgun sequence genome:
GTGAAAGAAAGTTGGCAGGATTTCTACTTATCAAGTAAGATTTTGATCGACTTACTTCCTGAGTTACCAATGTTAAGAGTTTTATCTCTAAGTGGTTTTTGTATAAGAGAGGTACCACAGACCATTGGTAGCTTGAGGCACTTAAGGTATCTTAATCTATCTCGAACAGAAGTAACCCATTTACCGGAAAATGTTTGCAATCTCTACAACTTAGAGACATTGATTGTACGGGGTTGTTATTCGTTAGCTAAGTTGCCAAACAACTTCTTAAAGCTTAAAAACTTGCGGCATCTTGACATTAGGGGCACTCCGTTGTTGAATCAGATGCCTTTTGGAATTTGTGAGTTGAAAAGCCTACAAACTCTTTCGAAAATTGTTATCGGAGGTGAAAGAGGATTTCAAATAACCAAACTTAAAGAATTCACGAATCTGTGTGGGAAAATTTGCATTGAAGGTTTGGACAAAGTGCAAAATGCAATTCATGTTCGTGAGGCAAACTTTTCACAAAAGAGGCTTAGTGAACTAGAGGTTGTATGGAGTGATGAGCCATATGATTCTCGaaatgaaatgcttgaaaaggaAGTCCTAAATGAGCTAGAGCCTCGTAATGATAAGCTAATACAGCTCATTATTAGATCATATGGTGGCTTAGAGTTTCCAGATTGGGTTGGGAATCCTTTGTTTCTTCATTTGAAGCATGTGTCACTACGTGATTGTAAAAGATGTACCTCTCTACCCCCACTTGGGCAGCTACCTTTACTTAAGGAATTGTTTATTGAAGGCTTAGATGAGGTGGAAGCTGTGGGTTTGGAGTTTCTTGGAACAAGTCGTGCATTTTCTTCACTTGAAATTCTAAGTTTCAAGCATATGCATGAGTGGAAGAAATGGTCAACCAGTAGAGGGGTTGTGTTTCCATCATTGAATGTTCTGAAAATATGTGATTGCCCCAGTTTGGTTGAAGTCACACTTGAAACACTACCTTCAGTGAATGTTCTAGAAATAACTAAATGTGATAGTGGTCTGTTAAGAAGGCTTATTGAAATAGCTTCAGCAGTCACTAAGTTGAACATAGAATCTATTACAGGGCTTAATGATGTGGTTTGGAGAGGTGTTATAAGGTATCTTGGTGCAGTTGAAGAATTACAGATATGGATGTGTAGTGAAATAAGACACTTGTGGGAATCAGAAGTTGTTGCGAGTAAGGTTCTTGTGAAGCTAAGGAGATTGGATGTGTTTCTGTGTGATAACTTGGTGAGTTTAGGAGAGACCGAGGAGGAGGATAATTGTAGGAGCAACCTCTGGACATCTGTTAGGAATTTAAAAGTATCTAATTGTAGGAATATGGAGCGTTTAATATGTCCAGATAGCATTCAGGTGTTGAGTTTGTGGGGTTGTAAATCAGTTACAGTTTTATCCTTTCCAAAAGAAGGACAAAAGCTTAAGACAGTTGACATTTGGGATTGTAATGAATTATTGGAAAGAGAGTGGGGAGGACAAAATATGAACAACAACAATAGAAGCAGCATGCCGATGCTTGAAAATATACTGATAGAAGGTTGGACGAATCTGAAATCAATCAAGAATCTGAATTACTTGGTTCACCTCACCAAATTGTCAATAGTGAATTGTGAAAATCTGGAATCATTTCCTGATAATGAGTTGTCCGATTTGACATTGTTAAAGGATCTAAGGATAATAGATTGTCCAAGTATGGATGCTTCATTTCCTTGTGGAATTTGGCCTCCCAAACTGCAATCCTTAGGCATTGGGATGTTGAAGAAGTCCATCTCAGATTGGACCCCACAGAATTTTCCAACCTCACTTGCGGAACTTATCTTAGTCGGTGACGATGGAGTGAATAGTTGCAGTCAGTTTTCCCATCTTCTTCCTTCATCTCTTACTTCTCTCCATATACATAGATTTGAGAAACTGGAATCACTTTCAATGGGACTCCAACACCTCCAATGTCTCTCTTTTGACAATTGCCCAAATCTGAACAAATTATCTCATCCCCATCCCCAAAACCTCACTAGCCTTCAACATCTCTATTTTTCTAATTGCGCAAACATGATGGATCTACCAGAAGTGCTGCTGCCTTCACTTTTGAGGTTAGAAATTAGTGATTGCCCAGGTCTGAAAGAAAGATGCAGTAAAAGAGGTTGTTACTGGCCCCTCGTCTCCCATATCCCCTGTTTGAAGTTAAGATAAAGGTGTCTCTCCCTCCCTACCTTTAATGATTTGAAATCAAATAACTGATTTattttgcttttctttaaacaaACAGTTTATATGGTTTATTGTTCTTTTTAAGTAATCTATTGAACTGTTCAACTTAATGTGGAAATTTGTGTTTGCATTTTGCGTGCACATGATAATGccaaataatattattattacatCCTGTTTAGAAACGTAATTCCAGATGGGTTTTCCATAACAAAAATATTTTAGAAACGTAGATTTTGTACAATGTTTGATTTTAAAACATGTCTTAAAAATCCTGAATCCGTCAATGCATATGGCTTCTCTTTGCTTTCATTTGCATAGAATACTAATTTGTTTATCTGTAGATCAATACTTTAATTTCTAAAAGAATATTTTAGCCTTGCTTTTAATATGACAACTTGATCTATGATGACCATGATTATATCCTTGGCTGATTTGATGGTGCAGGCTCACTTGCGACAGGATGCATTTTACTAGCGATTTTTAACGGTGTATGTCGGCAATGACAAAAGATGATGTTTTGGTGTATTATGCGGTGGATAAAAAGCCATGTAAATAGAAAGATAGCTGCAGATTATGATGTTGGTTTCTTATTTGTGGATACCTATTAATGAATTGCACATCATTGGTGGTCGTTGTACGTTGCGATTTCAGCCTTCTAGCATAAACAAACAGGATGAGTCTGGAATCATTTCCTGATAATGAGTTGTCCAATGTGACATTGATAATGGATGCTTCTTTTCCTCGTGGAATTTGGCCTCCCAAACTGCAATCCTTAGGTATAGGGATGTTGAAGAAGTCCATCTCAGATTGGGCCCCACAGAATTTTCCAACCTCACATGATGGATCTACGCTGCCTTCACTTTTGAGTTTAATAATTAGTGATTGCCCACATCTAAAAGAAAGATGCAGTAAAAGAGGTGGTTACTAtctttaattatttaaaatcaaaTAACTGATTTATTTTGCCTTTCTTTAAACAAATAGTTTTAAATATATCTCAAATATATGGTTTAACAACATTTTCTGTTGCCTAACCATAGTAGTTAGTAAGATTATTAATTTTTgagtaaaatgctattttagtccctgtggttttggccattttgctagtttagtccaaaagtttcatttttcgcctgtgggtccaaaaaggttttaccgttgccattttagtccaccaGGTTAACTTCATCATTATTTccgttaacgagaagggcaattcgatcattttatatggccgaattgcccttctagttaaaagAGTTACATATAAATGACTGAAttgtccttctcgttaacagaaaatatggatgaagttaacccagtggactaaaatggcaacggtgaaacctttttggacccagaTGCGAAAACTGAAATATTTGGACTAAGctagcaaaatggcccaaaccacagggactaaaatggcatttgaCTCTTAATTTTTGCTACGTTTTGGTGAAAACTTTTTTACCCAACTTTTTTGCTTCTCTTTGCTTTCATTTGCATAGAACACTAATTTGTTTATCTGTAGATTAATACTTTAATTTCTAAAAGATATTTTAGCCATACTTTTAATATGACAACTTGATCTATGAGGAAAATATGACCATgatgtaggtcccttttctcggaggatcgagaacaaacctaaaccttgttatactaacccactagcaagtgcggaatccaagctagtaggcaaaccgagatgaagcaagtagagaaacaaacacacaagatttcaccgattaacaccactgtattaatacgtatgaaggttccggttacaagcacaatgtttacaatcagtttgcaaactctcaaagtgtgtgtgtgtgagtttcggacagaatgctctcaactctctatgtgtgcatctgtctaacactaacacactgcatgagtatatatacccatacacagcaggtcctgtccgaaggatccgatagatggtccgaaggatcatctatcgatgacaacaaGCTCGAATGATCAACATGTACCTCGAATGATCATCCTTCGAGgactaatggtcgaaccatatctttcgagcacctcgaaggatccacagtatccttcgaggctatccttcgagacagacacttatctttctaactgtttgaccaagtcaacccggaggatggttgacttagtcaacttacagacttaggacatcgtttatatacagaccgaatgcagacaaagtacagacacaagtgcaccaacaaactcccccttggctgtagctttgtcttgatCTTGTCTTGATCTTCTATAGATGTAGACCCGTCttgaacttcgatggtctttggtcttcgagtttccaaatctgggttacatgacaaccgaactaataccaaagaagtatacatccggggagaaaccaagtggtgatttctcccggtgaggtctcagacctcctcacactctctagcacacacttgtgctctcactcttgtgttgcaaatgacaaagtgttggtacttatacccaaacacaggctgcaggtcgaaggatcagactgactggtcgaaacatcatccttcgatcagacagtcttcgaaagatacacatatacctcgaaggatcacatatccttcgaggtccatcttcatccttcgatgggtatctttcgagctcatcgaaggatattcataatccttcgatgccttatccttcgacacccaTCATAGCACAACCAtactttgtctagcaacacacacacggtcaaacgaataaccctctcgtttgaccacttcaaacgagcgggtctatacacgttcgtttgaccgtttcactaactattacaaattcagcataaaataaaactaatctattcgacaagcatcggacacaaaatctgcatcaacacaTGATTCTATCCTTGGCTGATTTGATGGTGCAGGCTCAATTGCGACAGGATGCATTTTACTAGCGATTTTTAATGGTGTATGTCGGCAATGACGAAAGATGATGTTTTGGTGTATTATGCGGTGGATAAAACGCCATGTCAATAGAAAGATAATTGCAGATTATGATGTTGGTTTCTTATTTGTGGATACCTATTAATGAATTGCGCATCATTGATGGTCGTTGTACGTTGTGATTTCAGCCTTCTAGCATAAACGGACCAGATGACTCATATTGTATTTTGTTTACTGGTTGTTTAAATGTTGAAAATTTCTCGCAATGTAGTTAAATTACAGAAAACATATACATCAGCCAACTTCAAGGGTGGTATATTCTCATCAATAAACAAAATAGTAAACTGTACAAGTGCACCATTTCAGCAAAATAACCACATATTATAAACCAAAACCTATCTCTATACAAGTACTTATACTATAGAACCCAAAGACCACCTCCATACACGCGGTTTCTAAAGTTCAACCTCATGAAGGTCATCATTAAACCCATCACCATTACTCGTTTGTGCTAAACCACCTTCACGTGGGACAAACGACCTTGAAGCCGTACCTAAAACCTCACCACTTGATCTCATATCCCTACTAGAACCTGAAAACCGTTCATCGATACCTCCGCCCCACGAAACCGTTCTTCGTGAGTGAGGTGAACCGGATGTGCTCGGGTATGAGGGAATGATTCTCCCTCTTGCGATATCATCCATGCTTGCAAATCTTTGCATGGAAGATTGATATGTAGGAGGTTGAAACTGGTTGTGTATTGAAGTCGGTGAATGATTTTCATCAACGGTTTGTTGTTGTGTGTTATCTTGAAACGAGTCAGCTGGTTGATCAACTGAGGGTGCGGCCTTTGGAACAAAGAATTGTGGATTCGATTTTGTGACGGGTTTGATCGAGGACGCAGAAGGAGACTGGAACAACTTGGTTGGGTTCCCACCACCTTGGTTAAACGTGTCAACGTACCAGCAAAAAAATCTGAAATTTCTTACACCTGTTTTTCTAGGAAATGCGTCATAAAACTGGCTTTTCTACGCATTTATGACAAACACTTGATGTAGGAAAACAGCTCGTAGGAAACCTGTTTTCAACGCATTTCCTACGCAACTTCCTACACATTTTCTACGAAACTAGTACATCGCAAATTGCTACGAATCTCCtacaatatatttaattattatcttCCAGCATTTATTTTTTTTGCTACACATTTCcgaccaaaataaaaaaaaacaaaaaaattaacaaattttaatacaacattatttgTGACCCACTTCCTACAAAAAGACtagaagtgttgttacaaatttccaTAAAGATATAAAAAACTACAACTAATTAGAGGGAGGACGCCAATTCTTCATaaactcttgaagttgtttttGAAGTTCTTCCCTTGCTTTCCTTTCGTCATCAAGACGAGTTGCAAGTAGATTCCTTTCTTCTTCAAGACGAGATACAATTAGATTCCTTTCTTCTTCAACCCTAGCTTCAAGATCAACCATTCGGATTCGCATAACTTGAGCCTAAAAAGTTGTTAAAGTATATATAGTTATAGTTagtaaatatattatataaagaaATGTTTTGAGGCAAAAGATAAGGTGTTTATTAGTTTAATTTCCAAAGATAATAAATGCATGCATACattctatatacatatatacatacatacatacatactatgGTATTCACGGTTTGGTAAAACCGCGAACCAAACTGTTAGATCTTGCAAAACACAACCATCCCAATGGGTCGTCAACTTAGTGAGATCTTAGTATGTGAAAGTTAAACTATCAAATGGTTGGGTCGGCTTAGTGACAAGAACCAACTTTTTTAACATTTAGTAATGCCAAATGGTAATAAAGATACCTCTTCTTCAGACCGTTGGTACTCTGCTTGCGATGGTGCAGACCCGGCAGAAGAAGATGTCCCGGTCACCAAGTAATTTAGATCCGAAGATCCTATCCCGTATACACGACGCGTGCAACCTTCTCCAATCACACGTGCCCACACCACAGGGTCATCTGGATACTCACTGAAGTTTGGCCCGtaaatgtgacacttcggactttCCCGGATAATCCttcgatgtaacttacgtgtgtatatttattaaatgaaaacccgtgaactttcgtgttacatgttatgtgtatctACGTATTGGTGTAtttagatatgtatatatatatatatatatatatgtgtgtgtaatacatatgagccgaaaccacaagcaacccgactcgagaccacggtctcgagtgaacattagtaatgggccggctaggccttggccttgtaggaattaaacccaacccggaaaccccctagcccaactcggtacattatataaacccaaccccacctcccttaaccatttttacaacactcatcACACTCTCCCTCATTCACtctcttcttcactaaaccctaaaaccctagcacaacactacaatccctcttcttcttctcgggttcaaccaacatcaagaacatactcggctttagctcggaaccaccaaccggaagctcattcatcgatccatcatacccacacaccttgaatctataaccggttagtggttttagctctttct
This genomic interval carries:
- the LOC110899661 gene encoding putative disease resistance RPP13-like protein 1, encoding MAELVLSAFLGVLFEKLASAALKNIASYKGVDAEIKKWQRSLKQIQAVLTDASRKEITNESVKQWLNDLQHLAYDIDDVLDDLATEAMHREFTHDSEAITSKVRKLIPTCCTNFSQSTRMHAKLDKITTKLQDLVEEKATLGLRVEGETKKKNKNRELQTSVVDASSIVGRQVEEEALVSQLLADEPCDQNFSIVPIVGMGGVGKTTLATLLYNNQQVTDHFELKAWVCVSDDFDSFGISKVIFESVAQENKKFEDFNLLQIALRDQLRGKRFLLVLDDVWSEKYEDWKTLVGPFHACAPGSKVVITTRKEQLLNKLGYNRLNKLQCLSHDDAMSLFALNALGVNKFNSHLSLKPHAEGIVKKCDGLPLALISLGRSLRTKQDEESWREVLESEIWMSKDDAIVPALRLSYSDLSASLKQLFAYCSLFPKDFMFGKEELVLLWAAEGFLHRSTPIDATKERLGRECFNELLSRSFFQPAPNNESFFVMHDLMNDLATSVASEFFVRLENDMKRNIRKEMLEKYRHMSFTREEYVTYKKFETFKIAKSLRTFLATFDGVKESWQDFYLSSKILIDLLPELPMLRVLSLSGFCIREVPQTIGSLRHLRYLNLSRTEVTHLPENVCNLYNLETLIVRGCYSLAKLPNNFLKLKNLRHLDIRGTPLLNQMPFGICELKSLQTLSKIVIGGERGFQITKLKEFTNLCGKICIEGLDKVQNAIHVREANFSQKRLSELEVVWSDEPYDSRNEMLEKEVLNELEPRNDKLIQLIIRSYGGLEFPDWVGNPLFLHLKHVSLRDCKRCTSLPPLGQLPLLKELFIEGLDEVEAVGLEFLGTSRAFSSLEILSFKHMHEWKKWSTSRGVVFPSLNVLKICDCPSLVEVTLETLPSVNVLEITKCDSGLLRRLIEIASAVTKLNIESITGLNDVVWRGVIRYLGAVEELQIWMCSEIRHLWESEVVASKVLVKLRRLDVFLCDNLVSLGETEEEDNCRSNLWTSVRNLKVSNCRNMERLICPDSIQVLSLWGCKSVTVLSFPKEGQKLKTVDIWDCNELLEREWGGQNMNNNNRSSMPMLENILIEGWTNLKSIKNLNYLVHLTKLSIVNCENLESFPDNELSDLTLLKDLRIIDCPSMDASFPCGIWPPKLQSLGIGMLKKSISDWTPQNFPTSLAELILVGDDGVNSCSQFSHLLPSSLTSLHIHRFEKLESLSMGLQHLQCLSFDNCPNLNKLSHPHPQNLTSLQHLYFSNCANMMDLPEVLLPSLLRLEISDCPGLKERCSKRGCYWPLVSHIPCLKLR